ttgggcacAATACCAAATTTTCTGCATTAGATGCCAGGAAAACTCCGGTGGTGCACacagtggttggatttgtgatttgcagtgGAGTTTTCTCTCTCAGATATTACAAGCACACACACTATTTTTGTtatgacacacatacaaaccacactctgacatccataccaacacacccacacaattatagcGGCATTATTTATCCAGCTGGCTCTATAATATGCAGAAGGAGAAAACAAGAATAAAGCGAGTATTTgccaaatctgaaaaaatggcaccatctggtaaaaaatggtacaaaatttaattttgaagccttgccaacagaatgaaagtctgttaacaaaaattgcatcattttacaactaaatggcactgtgattaaaaatagcagttttaatgggtttcatTTTTGTCTATAAGGTCCTGAGAGGAGCTATTTTTTTGTATCtagtgcaaaatagatttattaaagaggagaagtagtaaaattccaataaaaatacacacatgtgCCAAAATTTATGCAGCtggcaatatatattttttttatttgaaatggataaaaatgtccaaaaggtaACACAAGGGATAAAGAAAGTAAAGAAAATCACTACATTTCTTCATTAAGCAGTAGTCTACAAAATGTAGCATGGTTCAAGGTTTGTGCTTTAGTGCTGTTGTGAGATGAATGAGCTAAACAAAGAGGTATTCAGTGGAAGCAAGGCAAAAATGATAAACAATAAATTCTGCATCTCTCTTTCCATCAAAAGCCACCATTCATGTAAAACAGGTCAGAGGCCAgaattgttttttcagcattaatgCTTTATTAATGCAGCAtggacaattaaaaaaaagtacaggtaaaaaaaatatatatatattttgcccACATGTGTGATTACAAAAACTTTCTGATCACTTTTATTTTCTGTGCCAGCTTCAAGTAACGGATGCTCATATTTTCTTTAAGGCCTGATAGGGCCAAACTCACACTTCACAAACTTTTCTGTGTTAAGTTTTGGATAAGCTCCCTCACAGAGTCTGAGACTCTCAAACAGAATTTCCTCATTAAAGTGGAAGATTTGTCCATGTGGAACATGGAATGCCACTGCGATGTTATCCCACATGTACTCTTTTCTGGCTTTTACAGGTATCGGAATAGCTTTCATGTCACGAGACAGCCTGAAACGATGTGTTTTACAGATTGCCTGTGGACGCCAGATAATggtgtcttcatggaacacacACGCTGGATCCTGGGTATCCTCGAGAAGGGGATACTCAGAAAACAGGTTACGTGCATGAGGCGCGTGAACCACAATAGAATGCATCACTTCCTGCTTATAGACCACAGTCTCAAAGGTGCGAATGTCGGGCTTCTGGTCTGGACAGAACTGTTGTTGAAAGCTACACATCAGCTTATCGATCGGCATGCTGAAACGGAAGTTCCCCATGCGAGAGGATGACAGAAAGGCTGGGGAAGTGGTGAACCTGTGCAGGAAAGGTTTTTCTGCATAACACTGTTGGGTATCCAAGTATTGCTTCTCAGCCGAAGTAATGTCCTTTTTGGAAATGTCTGGGCTCCACCATACCAGATCGTGTTTTGCTGAGTCGCTGGGTATCGGCTTTGTAAATCCCTGAGAATTCCAAATGCCAAGGAGTCCTTTAAAGTTAGTGTTATGCCGAAGTTTTGTCACTCTGAATTCCACCTCCTTAGGGTATTGTGGGATTTTTTTATACAGATAGGCATTCTGTATTTGCTTGCTTTTGAGCTGGTTAAGCCACAGGTGACTCCCACTATAGTATAGTTCTTCATGTCCTCTGTCATTTATACGTAACATCCTTTCAGGTTGAGAAACGCTGTTTATGAGATGAAGTCACTTctgaaatgaaatacaaatttcTGAACATTAATCATTGATTGTTAGTCTTTATCCACCTGTTTCTTGCGGTTTCTTATTAAAATCCATTAATAACACACTGTAACGCAGTGTTGCAACGTAATAAGcgtaataaataatatcataaaaataatagaaaaaaataaatataaaaaatttacttcagccagaaatgacCTTTTACTCTGGTAAAAGAAATATTCAGTGATATCTTCAAAAGGTTAGGTTAGGTTTTCCCCCGCGCTCCCCTACTGTGCCATGTTAATCATAATAAAACCGAAAAAGTGAAATTACACACAAAAGATTGTTCTACATTTCTACATTGTTCCAGGGGGGGGTTCATTTGTGGTCCTTGCCACCCCGAGTCAATGTGCCCCCTTTTACAacctctcccctccttgctgaagTTGTGCTTTCGAAAGTGAAGATTGAAAAAATAGCGCGCATACAATAACCACTGCACGCTTTCCCTTCTGCACGCGATCACAGATTGCATTAACCACAAACACCACAGAGCCCCCCACCCCCAACGTGATTTGTGCccccttaaaaatttaaatattaatttaaaattaaatattaattaaaaaattttgaataataatgataatataaatatatttggtgTCGGTGCTCAGGAAGTTGCCAAAAATTTTCCTATTTGTAGCTAACAACCAAATTAACATTCAGTAATGTGGGTTAAAATACTTCATCTCAGCTAAAACGTATTATTAGATTTACACTAAAAGATTACGTTATTTCAAGAAGGAACAGGTTATTTTACGTCATAATAAACGTTAGTTTATTATCAATTAAAAATGCTGCTTTGGTAACGTTAATTATTAGCCTACATTACTAAACATCctcataagtaaataaataaaatgaataataatgataatataactGTATTTGGTGTCGGTGCTCAGGAAGTTCGACAGAATagtatatttcttttctttttttcttctggctattgagtttaaataatttatggCAATTACTAGATCTACCATCTTAAATTAAGTGAACTTTTCTCCTCTGTAGTAAAAATGGtgatgattaaaataaaagaaatagcaataattatttataaaataacaaatgattatttactcaccaacTTGCTGTTATCCTGTCACCGTGTCTTGTGCAGTCAATCGGAGTCAGTGCAAACTATGAGGAGTCAAAAGAGTTTCTTGAAGAGCCCTTATGAAACTAGCAGATTCAAaataaacttcaaaataaaagccctATGCCTGAATGAAGAAAATGAGTGGTTAATTAGTTGGTTGTCATTTATAGCAGACATGCTCTGGTTCCTCCAATCTCGAGAGTTTAAAGTTAATGAAGAGTGATTTCAGTTGTATTTAGCTCACTTCCattcttatatttattatgcctGCACCATACAGtagagtgttttttaaagaaagaaagaaagatctttttaaaataatctttttttctccttacATAGAACCTTTTTGGCATAAAGAGTTCTTTGGAGTTgagtaaagaacctttttttctaAGAGTGTGGCAGACCCGAAGGCATCTGTCCATGACCTAGAAGGTCATCATGCCTTAAATATGAGAGTCCAAACTTTAGAAGTTTGATATAGTAGAATGTGTTTTTGACTTTCTTACCAAAAAGTacagagaagtccactttcagaacaacaatttacaaaaaaattactcatccacttgtcatccaagatgttcatgtctttctgtcttcagctgtgaagaaattatggtttttgaggaaagcatttcaggatttttctccatataatggactttattggtgtcccgattttgaacttccaaaatgtagtttaaatgcagcttcaaagggatctaataatattgacagaatttaaaggctatgaattgtgttatataaaattactgaataagaaatacacttaaaaaatgttaaatatcatTTCCAAGCATTTATAGCATCAATTACAGAGCTTGTAAATAGTCATGTAATGTAAATTGagcttccattttaatgaattatatgcagtaataaacaacatttaaacaagagcttcacaattctggataaactgagaatctcagttgtttttaataaattggagaccatgattctctcccgattctggagaaaaaaagattagaaaactaaacaaaattttgtaatttactagtggttctcaCAAAATGtccattgcttaagtcttttaaaaacatatattcatttaaacaaaattaaacaaaaaaattcaatgaaggagtcagtgttTGACTATtggaatctcctgaatgaatgaatgaatgaacaaacgtttttttaaacgggcagttgtcgccacctcttGGCAGAAGAGGCGGTGGTGACAactgacaacaacaacaccGCCCCCCCCATATTAagataatatataacatatgctaaatataatattcagtCATAATATATTGTACGACTGAAAAGCATGCTATTCATCACAAGCAGTCACCCGTTTGGTcaaatgtactttaaattaTGAAGGTCTTGGcccatctaaaaaaaaaaaagacacaaaaaccAATAATGGTTTCAGCCAAGCAAAGACATTTGTGACTTACAAGCAAAGAAACTTGTGACTTAAACTTGACTTACTACTAGTGACCTTTTGACACACAACAGCATAGTTTGCATAGTGTAAACAACAGTAAGTCAACAGATAGACACACCCCttacagagacacacagactgCCAGACTCTGTTCATATGATAATAAGGACAGATCTAGAACAGGTAAGGCTCCATAGCTCAGTGGTTAGAGCACTGGTCTTGTAAACCAGGGGTCGCGAGTTCGATCCTCGCTGGGGCCTGATTAATACCCGAGGGACACTTTTGAAccactaccaaaacatttacAGACATAAATGGTTGTCAATAGCAGCATATCACTCAGATAGATCTGATAATGGTTCATCACTGCCAAAGTCATTAAGGTCTTCATATGCATAATTTCACACTAagtgtgtgatatatataaaaaaaacatgaataatttgGAAATAGGAAATTAACCATAATAGGCCAAAACTGTTTgggatagattttttttttcattgctctGATTTACATCTGTGTGTGTAGTTTTCTCTTATAGGAAATATGTAGGTGAAATCTACTATATGGAAAAGGCACATTATTACTTAAAACTTTCACTTCTTAAATATCCATTTATAAATAtccaaaaagtatatatatataaaaaacaagcatttaggaaaaaattaaaacactgcCGTGAAAAAAACCAatcatgtctgtttttttttctattataatcTGTATAGCACAATTATAATGTGCTAGGATTGGATGAGCAATAGCGTTACGCAGATAAAAGGATGTAATTTGTGAAAGATTAGTCATTTGCCATTCCTCCTaaactttaaagtttaaacAATCAAAGCTACAGGGAAATGTTAGACAAACCCTTCGAAGTCCTACACAGGGTTTTTCATATGTACCTTTCATATGGTAATAAGGACACCACTAGAACAGGTAAGGCTCCATAGCTCAGTGGTTAGAGCACTGGTCTTGTAAACCAGGGGTCGTGAGTTCGATCCTCGCTGGGGCCTGATTACTACCTAAAGGATGCTTTTGAGCCACTACCAAAACACAAATTTACAGACGTAAATGGTTGTCAATAAAAGAGAATCACTCAAATAGATATGATAATTGTTCATCACTGCAAAAGTCACCAAAGACTTCAGACTATATGCATAATTTCACACTAAGTgtgattatattaaaatatataaaattatataaaaaatattaataatttgaaattgACCATAATAGGCCAAAACTTTTTgggacagatttttttttttcatcgcTCTGATTTACATCTGTGTG
The sequence above is drawn from the Labeo rohita strain BAU-BD-2019 chromosome 16, IGBB_LRoh.1.0, whole genome shotgun sequence genome and encodes:
- the LOC127178042 gene encoding uncharacterized protein LOC127178042 — encoded protein: MLRINDRGHEELYYSGSHLWLNQLKSKQIQNAYLYKKIPQYPKEVEFRVTKLRHNTNFKGLLGIWNSQGFTKPIPSDSAKHDLVWWSPDISKKDITSAEKQYLDTQQCYAEKPFLHRFTTSPAFLSSSRMGNFRFSMPIDKLMCSFQQQFCPDQKPDIRTFETVVYKQEVMHSIVVHAPHARNLFSEYPLLEDTQDPACVFHEDTIIWRPQAICKTHRFRLSRDMKAIPIPVKARKEYMWDNIAVAFHVPHGQIFHFNEEILFESLRLCEGAYPKLNTEKFVKCEFGPIRP